A genomic window from Actinomycetota bacterium includes:
- the glpX gene encoding class II fructose-bisphosphatase encodes MSDNDEVFTLSSGDRNLGMELVRVTEAGAMAAGRWMGRGDKEAADGAAVDAMRLMIATCQMDGIIVIGEGEKDDAPWLSNGERVGTGVPPEVDVAVDPVEGTTITSRGMPGGISVIAVAGRGAMWDPGPAFYMKKIATGPEAADVIEIDAPPAHNIQAVAKAKGIDVEDVTVILMDKPRHQTLIKEIREAGARIRLITDGDVAAGLSAATSRSGVDLLLGTGGTPEGVITAAALKALGGAIQGRLDPQSDEERQSLIDAGYDLKQVLDQDELVVGDSFFAATGITGGDLLPAVQYRGDGATTTSLVMSSRSGTVRLITADHHWKKLMKYSGIHYD; translated from the coding sequence ATGAGCGATAACGACGAAGTCTTCACCCTGTCCTCCGGGGACCGCAACCTGGGCATGGAACTGGTGCGTGTCACCGAGGCCGGCGCCATGGCTGCCGGCCGCTGGATGGGCCGGGGCGACAAGGAGGCGGCCGACGGCGCAGCCGTCGACGCCATGCGGCTGATGATCGCCACCTGCCAGATGGACGGCATCATCGTCATCGGCGAAGGCGAGAAGGACGACGCCCCCTGGCTCTCCAACGGCGAGCGGGTAGGCACCGGAGTACCGCCCGAGGTGGATGTTGCCGTCGACCCGGTCGAGGGAACCACGATCACCTCCCGCGGGATGCCCGGCGGGATCTCGGTCATCGCTGTGGCGGGACGGGGAGCTATGTGGGACCCGGGCCCGGCGTTCTACATGAAGAAGATTGCCACCGGGCCCGAGGCGGCCGACGTCATCGAGATCGACGCCCCCCCGGCGCACAACATCCAGGCGGTGGCCAAGGCCAAGGGGATCGACGTCGAGGACGTGACCGTCATCCTCATGGACAAGCCCCGCCACCAGACCCTTATCAAGGAGATCCGGGAAGCCGGAGCCCGAATCCGTCTGATCACCGACGGCGACGTGGCGGCCGGGCTCTCCGCAGCCACTTCCCGCAGCGGTGTCGACCTGCTGTTGGGCACCGGAGGCACTCCCGAGGGGGTCATCACCGCAGCCGCCCTGAAAGCGCTCGGCGGCGCCATCCAGGGGCGACTAGATCCGCAGAGCGACGAGGAGCGTCAGAGCCTCATCGACGCCGGCTACGACCTCAAGCAGGTCCTCGACCAGGACGAGCTGGTCGTCGGGGACTCGTTCTTCGCCGCCACCGGCATCACGGGAGGCGACCTGCTCCCGGCCGTTCAGTACCGGGGCGACGGTGCCACCACCACGTCGCTCGTCATGAGCTCCCGATCCGGCACGGTCCGGCTGATCACCGCCGACCACCACTGGAAGAAGCTCATGAAGTACTCGGGGATCCACTACGACTGA
- a CDS encoding PGPGW domain-containing protein, whose translation MKSDDTQQFEAPPTREMPRVTAVKQTRRVLVLALGGTLLAAGLALMVLPGPGIPLIFLGLTVLSWEFPAAKRLLFNMKMKIKQLRDSRKKRS comes from the coding sequence ATGAAGTCGGACGACACGCAGCAGTTCGAAGCTCCCCCTACGCGGGAGATGCCCCGCGTGACGGCGGTTAAGCAGACCCGGCGGGTTCTCGTGCTGGCCCTGGGCGGCACCCTGCTGGCCGCAGGACTGGCGCTAATGGTTCTGCCCGGACCGGGCATCCCGCTGATCTTCCTCGGCCTCACGGTGCTGTCCTGGGAGTTTCCTGCGGCCAAGCGTCTGCTCTTCAACATGAAGATGAAGATCAAGCAGTTGCGGGATTCCCGCAAAAAACGCAGCTAG
- a CDS encoding Glu/Leu/Phe/Val dehydrogenase dimerization domain-containing protein: MAEAGAADELTPFEAVTHFFNRAADLIQLPDATRKVLGRSYRELTVQVVVLMDSGDHQVLTGYRFQHNGARGPYKGGTRFHPEVDADDIRSLAALMTWKTAVVDVPFGGAKGGIQVDPRNMTTNELERMTRVYTNQISQFLGSHRDIPAPDVNTNAQVMAWMMDEYGKRHGYTPEIVTGKPIALGGSYGRDAATGRGTVIVMNEAVEHMGLVPHECRIAIQGFGNVGSWAARVAHERGYRIVAVSDIEGGVFNESGLDIPKLLAHHTETGVVGGFPAAEAISNAQLLALPVDVLLPAAMGRAIHCGNVDTLQCRMVVEGANNPITPGADEILNKRGVVVVPDILANAGGVIVSYFEWTQNIQQFRWDEVDVNQRLTKKLVEAYDRVSTFARLQSVSLREAAFAIAVQRVAETAHLRGYI, from the coding sequence TTGGCGGAGGCAGGTGCGGCGGACGAGCTGACCCCGTTTGAAGCGGTCACCCACTTCTTCAACCGCGCCGCCGACCTCATTCAACTCCCCGACGCCACCCGCAAGGTGCTCGGGCGCAGCTACCGGGAGTTGACCGTCCAGGTCGTGGTTCTCATGGACAGCGGCGACCACCAGGTGCTGACCGGCTACCGCTTCCAGCACAACGGCGCCCGGGGCCCGTACAAGGGCGGGACCCGCTTCCACCCCGAGGTCGACGCCGACGACATCCGCTCCCTCGCCGCTTTGATGACCTGGAAGACCGCGGTGGTCGACGTTCCCTTCGGCGGGGCCAAGGGTGGCATCCAGGTCGACCCGCGCAATATGACCACCAACGAACTGGAGCGGATGACCCGGGTCTACACCAACCAGATCTCCCAGTTCCTCGGCAGCCACCGGGATATCCCCGCCCCCGACGTCAACACCAACGCCCAGGTCATGGCCTGGATGATGGACGAGTACGGAAAGCGCCACGGCTACACACCGGAGATCGTGACCGGCAAGCCGATCGCCCTGGGCGGCTCCTACGGACGGGACGCGGCGACCGGCCGGGGCACCGTGATAGTCATGAACGAGGCGGTCGAGCACATGGGGCTGGTCCCCCACGAGTGCCGGATCGCAATCCAGGGCTTCGGCAACGTCGGCAGCTGGGCCGCCCGGGTGGCCCACGAGAGGGGCTACCGGATCGTTGCGGTTTCCGACATCGAAGGCGGCGTCTTCAACGAGTCCGGCCTGGACATTCCCAAGCTGCTGGCGCACCACACCGAGACCGGCGTCGTCGGCGGCTTCCCAGCGGCAGAGGCGATCAGCAACGCCCAGCTTCTGGCGCTGCCGGTGGATGTCCTGCTCCCGGCGGCCATGGGGCGGGCGATCCACTGCGGCAACGTCGACACGCTGCAGTGCCGCATGGTGGTCGAGGGGGCCAACAACCCGATCACTCCGGGAGCCGACGAGATCCTCAACAAGCGGGGGGTGGTCGTGGTCCCCGACATCCTGGCGAACGCCGGCGGGGTGATTGTCAGCTACTTCGAGTGGACCCAGAACATCCAGCAGTTCCGCTGGGACGAGGTCGACGTCAACCAGCGGCTCACGAAGAAGCTCGTCGAGGCCTACGACCGGGTTTCGACCTTCGCCCGGCTACAAAGCGTCTCGCTGCGGGAGGCGGCGTTTGCGATTGCGGTTCAGCGGGTGGCCGAGACGGCCCACCTCCGGGGCTACATCTAG
- a CDS encoding MFS transporter, producing the protein MRILNTTSATPARTPSYLRLLLVVLGTATFFEGFDTAISAIVLKDLAETFNIPLDETAQITGPLIPIGLGAFGALAVTMLGDRIGRRPLLVGTTFMYAIFTGLTATSQNLTQFVIFQFFARTFLLAEYATAITIVSEEFPAERRGRALGTLTALGALGLPIVAVLHLLVKDTALGWRVLYLVGLIPLVAIGFLRLKLKETERWTAAKADGSTMSRHRIRQVLRVGHRRTMWMVGALYFFSHFALLGAVTWWPFYAGVHLEYSDGTIALLLGIAYPLGVTGYYLAGRLADRFGRRRTGTVFLFLGMLFGIVVFQVSDPVLMFPALVLAVFFGFGMNPILAAVAAELFPTALRATAVAFVRSIFGTIGGIAGPITVGVLAGASAAERFPSVPLLGSMGDVVGFVALMNIPAGIMLWKLPETAGSELESITAEDEEALRPETA; encoded by the coding sequence TTGAGAATCCTGAATACGACCTCGGCAACGCCTGCGCGGACCCCCTCCTATCTACGCCTTCTTCTGGTCGTCCTGGGCACGGCCACTTTCTTCGAGGGGTTCGACACCGCCATCAGCGCGATCGTCCTCAAGGACCTGGCGGAGACGTTCAACATCCCGCTCGACGAGACGGCGCAGATCACCGGGCCGCTCATTCCGATCGGACTCGGCGCCTTCGGGGCGCTGGCGGTCACGATGCTCGGCGACCGGATCGGCCGCCGTCCGCTGCTCGTGGGAACGACGTTCATGTACGCGATCTTCACCGGCCTGACGGCGACCTCGCAGAACCTCACCCAGTTTGTGATCTTCCAGTTCTTCGCTCGCACGTTCCTGCTCGCCGAGTATGCGACGGCGATAACGATCGTCTCCGAGGAGTTCCCCGCCGAGCGGCGGGGCCGGGCTCTCGGCACGCTGACCGCCCTGGGGGCGCTCGGGCTTCCGATCGTCGCAGTCCTGCACCTTCTCGTGAAGGACACCGCCCTGGGGTGGAGGGTCCTTTACCTTGTGGGACTGATCCCGCTGGTCGCCATCGGCTTTCTCCGGCTGAAACTGAAGGAGACCGAACGCTGGACCGCCGCCAAGGCGGACGGGTCGACCATGAGCCGGCACCGGATCCGCCAGGTCCTGAGGGTCGGCCACCGCAGGACCATGTGGATGGTGGGCGCCCTCTACTTCTTCTCGCACTTTGCTTTACTGGGCGCGGTCACCTGGTGGCCCTTCTACGCCGGGGTCCACCTCGAGTACTCCGACGGGACCATTGCTCTCCTTCTGGGTATCGCCTACCCCCTTGGCGTCACGGGCTACTACCTGGCCGGCCGCCTCGCGGACCGCTTTGGCCGCCGGCGGACCGGCACGGTGTTCTTGTTCCTGGGCATGCTCTTCGGGATCGTGGTCTTCCAGGTGTCGGACCCCGTGCTCATGTTCCCGGCTCTGGTTCTGGCAGTCTTCTTCGGGTTCGGGATGAACCCGATCCTCGCCGCAGTGGCGGCCGAGCTGTTCCCCACCGCCCTGCGGGCCACGGCGGTCGCCTTCGTCCGGTCGATCTTCGGCACCATCGGCGGCATCGCCGGGCCCATCACAGTCGGGGTCCTTGCCGGCGCCAGCGCCGCCGAGCGGTTTCCCTCCGTCCCACTGCTGGGCAGCATGGGCGACGTCGTAGGGTTCGTCGCACTCATGAACATCCCGGCCGGGATCATGCTTTGGAAGCTCCCGGAGACCGCAGGCAGCGAGCTCGAGAGCATCACCGCCGAAGACGAGGAAGCGTTGAGACCCGAGACGGCCTAG
- a CDS encoding MFS transporter, translated as MRSKGDIRRLLTTNSDFRKLWSAQLISLGGDWFTTVALLGLVLDLTGSALNAGMILAASILPQFLLSPISGSFADRFDRKRLMVATDLLRMVLALGMLLVRSPETVWIGLFCLAGMSALSAFFQPASGASLPNLVAPGDLAAANTLTSASWGTMLAVGAALGGLVAGTLGREAAFVIDAVSFLVSALLVVRIRADFSQRRAPGQVAARTGHSIREGFAYARSDSRVLALLASKGGFGLGVGVVALLPVFATDVFRAGDEGIGLLFAARGVGALLGPFLAIRYVRDDERRLLIALAASIGIYGLCYLALAAAPTLAVAAGIGVVAHLGGGAQWVLSSYGLQRIVPDYVRGRVLALDLGLVSLSIGVSSVAAGRLADMGHPRTVMAGLAGLEILYALGFALFTRKMWAKKPAGPEHRPKALDRRIDG; from the coding sequence ATGCGCAGCAAGGGCGACATCCGGCGTCTTCTGACGACGAACTCCGACTTCCGAAAACTCTGGTCGGCCCAGCTGATCTCATTGGGCGGCGACTGGTTCACCACCGTCGCCCTGCTCGGGCTGGTGCTCGACCTCACCGGGTCGGCCCTGAACGCCGGCATGATCCTCGCCGCGTCGATCCTCCCCCAGTTCCTGCTTTCACCGATCTCCGGGTCGTTCGCCGACCGCTTCGACCGCAAGCGGCTCATGGTTGCGACCGATCTGTTGCGGATGGTTCTCGCCTTGGGGATGCTGCTGGTCCGGTCTCCGGAAACGGTGTGGATCGGCCTGTTCTGCCTGGCCGGAATGTCGGCCCTCAGTGCGTTCTTCCAGCCTGCGTCGGGGGCCAGCCTCCCCAACCTCGTGGCGCCCGGCGACCTTGCGGCCGCCAACACCCTGACCTCCGCCTCGTGGGGAACCATGCTGGCCGTCGGCGCAGCCCTCGGCGGTCTGGTCGCCGGGACGCTGGGCCGGGAAGCGGCGTTTGTGATCGATGCGGTCTCGTTCCTGGTGTCGGCACTGCTGGTGGTTCGGATCCGGGCGGACTTCTCACAGCGCCGGGCCCCCGGCCAGGTGGCCGCCCGCACCGGCCACAGCATCCGCGAGGGTTTCGCCTACGCCCGGTCCGACTCCCGGGTGCTGGCGCTGCTGGCGTCCAAGGGCGGATTCGGGCTCGGTGTCGGGGTGGTCGCCCTCCTGCCGGTCTTCGCCACCGACGTCTTCCGTGCGGGCGACGAGGGAATCGGGCTCCTCTTCGCCGCCCGGGGAGTGGGAGCGCTCCTCGGACCCTTCCTCGCCATTCGTTACGTGAGGGACGACGAACGCCGCCTGTTGATCGCCCTGGCCGCGTCCATCGGCATTTACGGCCTCTGCTACCTCGCGCTCGCTGCGGCGCCGACCCTGGCAGTCGCCGCCGGAATCGGGGTGGTCGCCCACCTCGGCGGAGGCGCCCAGTGGGTCCTCTCCAGCTACGGCCTGCAGCGGATCGTCCCCGACTACGTGAGAGGCAGGGTCCTGGCTCTCGACCTGGGGCTGGTCAGCCTCAGCATCGGGGTCAGTTCGGTCGCCGCCGGTCGCCTGGCCGACATGGGGCACCCGAGGACGGTCATGGCAGGCCTGGCCGGGCTGGAGATCCTCTACGCCCTTGGGTTCGCCCTCTTCACCCGCAAGATGTGGGCGAAAAAGCCGGCCGGTCCGGAACACAGGCCGAAGGCGTTGGATCGCCGCATCGACGGGTGA